In one Chiloscyllium punctatum isolate Juve2018m chromosome 17, sChiPun1.3, whole genome shotgun sequence genomic region, the following are encoded:
- the LOC140488175 gene encoding transcriptional activator MN1-like isoform X2 yields MYSLDQFSRSGGGPGGERNFSQAAALAMSAHYKSPTFPGASGSAMDEQTLGPLEPPMLGLGMNPALGGEAYSFHPRGGHSELHQAPAAAAAAAAAAGSAAAPPPGGPQQPQAPPPPPPAAAAPPPQPQATHGYFPGGPHPHGHPHFSGSFCGTEPGHSCLHGGRLLGTAAAYSGNPLAGQPHAFGDTYDPLGENQAGGGAAAAAAGGGPGEGFAQQAPPVGRSGNLSDYHQHHTPSSNHTPCLPLDQSPNRAASFHGLPASSSSEAHGLEQRRLQSQPAVDSMEYNYQNEPSARPFDMPVFSPSESGAQLPHYGPGRHVPGGSFPANTTMPRTPGLVSLGKVHPQQQQQQHGVFYERFGNARKMPVGMESSVAARNPLMQQQAGLLARQNSCPPAIPRQQQAETGPPTSSLQDSGAMMPNQHAPFEYPIQRLENRNMHPYTDPMFNIQQQPNQRLQHFDAPYLNVAKRPRFDFPNNHNVDNCATWSSNSMHNASLENHLSPSAYPGLPNEFSPPGPEGFPPGPPLQHPGTDQQSLQQRQNMLMMFKQMVSRNQRHRMRQPELQHLSHHADVNQNSIVHSGQVANMSQPGFERESGGRMPSFDPQNPQMGQENAWFPGHHPSGEMLQRRMGGSAVPPEGSPHESVQMNLQQNGSGMLFRPGGNGLGMQEPMRMPGDGHVQGLHSPGMHSQFGNSMGNVAQMQSPSGGMGLPSTSTDRRAGPDFQGTPMGGQPGFPFGGPNRPSNPHNNPPGVPPSPGNYPPQSEYQANQRPSMSKIGSLSLGSFSKPGSKDNTIYGQSCLAALSTACQNMIASLGAPNLNVTFNKKNQNEGKRKLSQTEQDSVGPSSGSVGGPPTGSTGNGPEYFQGSAQQNSQMGVSGGGNGKLGTSTVQNSTQGPNPPSQPECNLSPNYALEAIPSEGKGQTGRGRGRRKRDSGHVSPGNFFDKYSAENVNPGVSPGQQGQSSHAGDRGGTPQDKSLTSPSWAKGNDLLLPDQPDLMSSLDSGIQSVTKSDGSSPQVDFSDDVSNNYGNEDEVSSSSDNNIPKATRLVTSSPKLQRADHGLLSGQKPMGHGMLNAHPNSNTTSNTGPGADSFGLGSTGSGHPGTPGMEQVRTPTSTSTQDEIHPLEILQAQIQLQRQQFSISEDQPLAMKNKKAECPGQNGDTELAACSTDNSKAAISTIDIESLMAEHNSTWYMPNDKAMMDPQDEDKQMAPWEKAKSASTNKEAHELSQNKASSVQTGSHLQCLSVHCTDDLTDSKGRSPMQTWRSLHSDISNRFGTFVAALT; encoded by the coding sequence ATGTACAGCCTGGATCAGTTCAGCAGGAGCGGCGGTGGCCCGGGTGGGGAGAGAAACTTCAGCCAGGCAGCAGCCCTGGCTATGTCGGCTCACTACAAAAGCCCAACTTTCCCCGGGGCCAGTGGCAGCGCAATGGACGAGCAGACCCTGGGTCCCCTGGAGCCCCCCATGCTGGGCCTGGGGATGAACCCAGCCTTGGGCGGGGAAGCGTACTCCTTCCACCCCCGAGGGGGCCACTCGGAGCTGCACCAGGCTCCggcggcagcagcagcagcagcagcggcggcggGGAGCGCGGCGGCGCCTCCTCCTGGTGGCCCGCAGCAGCCGCAGGCTCCACCGCCGCCTCCTCCGGCAGCGGCAGCGCCCCCGCCCCAGCCCCAGGCCACTCACGGCTACTTCCCCGGCGGCCCCCACCCGCACGGGCACCCCCACTTCAGCGGCAGCTTCTGCGGCACCGAGCCCGGCCATTCGTGCCTGCACGGGGGGCGCCTGCTCGGCACCGCCGCCGCCTACAGCGGCAACCCCCTGGCCGGGCAGCCGCACGCCTTCGGGGACACCTATGACCCACTGGGGGAGAACCAGGCTGGAGGAGGGgcagctgctgctgctgcaggaGGGGGGCCAGGCGAAGGCTTTGCACAGCAGGCACCACCGGTGGGGAGGTCAGGTAACCTCTCAGACTACCACCAGCACCATACCCCGTCCTCCAACCACACGCCCTGCCTCCCCCTGGACCAGTCCCCCAACCGAGCCGCCTCCTTCCACGGCCTGCCAGCCTCTTCCTCCTCCGAGGCGCATGGACTGGAACAGAGGCGCCTGCAGAGCCAGCCAGCAGTGGACTCCATGGAGTACAACTACCAGAATGAGCCCTCCGCCAGGCCCTTCGACATGCCTGTGTTCTCACCCTCCGAGTCTGGTGCCCAGCTCCCTCACTACGGCCCGGGTAGGCACGTGCCCGGGGGCAGCTTTCCTGCCAACACTACCATGCCCAGGACCCCTGGCCTGGTGAGCTTGGGCAAGGTCCaccctcagcagcagcagcagcagcatgggGTGTTCTACGAAAGGTTTGGGAATGCTCGGAAAATGCCAGTAGGCATGGAGTCCAGTGTGGCTGCCAGGAATCCTCTCATGCAGCAGCAGGCAGGTTTGCTCGCGCGGCAGAACTCTTGTCCCCCAGCGATACCCCGGCAGCAGCAAGCAGAGACAGGGCCTCCGACCTCCAGTCTCCAGGACAGCGGGGCAATGATGCCGAATCAGCATGCTCCTTTTGAGTACCCCATTCAAAGATTAGAGAACAGGAATATGCACCCTTACACTGACCCTATGTTCAACATTCAGCAACAGCCCAATCAGAGACTACAACATTTTGATGCTCCGTATCTCAATGTGGCAAAGAGGCCaaggtttgactttccaaataacCACAACGTGGACAATTGTGCTACTTGGAGTAGCAACAGTATGCACAACGCAAGTTTGGAAAACCATTTATCACCCTCAGCGTACCCTGGGCTTCCCAATGAGTTTTCACCACCTGGTCCAGAGGGCTTCCCTCCAGGACCTCCTCTGCAGCATCCAGGGACTGATCAACAGTCCCTGCAGCAGCGGCAAAACATGCTGATGATGTTCAAGcagatggtatcaaggaaccaaCGGCACAGGATGAGGCAACCTGAACTTCAGCACCTCAGCCACCACGCTGACGTCAACCAAAACAGCATAGTGCACAGCGGGCAGGTGGCAAACATGTCGCAGCCTGGCTTTGAGAGGGAAAGTGGTGGGAGGATGCCCAGTTTCGATCCTCAGAATCCACAGATGGGCCAGGAAAACGCCTGGTTCCCTGGCCACCACCCATCGGGCGAAATGCTTCAGAGAAGGATGGGCGGATCGGCTGTGCCCCCTGAAGGCAGCCCCCATGAATCTGTCCAGATGAACTTACAGCAGAATGGTTCAGGCATGCTGTTCAGGCCGGGTGGGAATGGACTGGGGATGCAAGAGCCAATGAGAATGCCGGGTGACGGACATGTACAGGGTTTACACTCACCTGGGATGCATTCCCAGTTTGGCAACAGTATGGGCAATGTCGCGCAGATGCAGTCACCCAGCGGGGGCATGGGCCTCCCCAGCACGTCGACGGATCGAAGAGCCGGACCTGATTTCCAAGGTACCCCAATGGGCGGACAGCCAGGCTTTCCGTTTGGGGGGCCGAACCGACCCTCGAACCCACACAACAATCCCCCTGGAGTACCCCCATCGCCTGGTAACTACCCACCCCAATCTGAATACCAAGCCAACCAGCGGCCCTCCATGAGCAAGATAGGGTCCCTGTCACTGGGCTCCTTCAGCAAACCTGGTTCGAAGGATAACACCATTTATGGACAGAGTTGCTTGGCTGCCCTGTCCACGGCTTGCCAGAACATGATTGCCAGTTTAGGCGCTCCAAACCTCAACGTCACCTTTAACAAAAAGAACCAGAATGAAGGGAAACGGAAACTGAGTCAAACTGAGCAAGACAGCGTTGGGCCAAGCAGTGGGAGTGTTGGCGGGCCCCCGACTGGCAGCACGGGCAATGGGCCCGAATATTTCCAAGGCAGCGCTCAGCAGAATAGTCAGATGGGGGTCTCTGGTGGTGGGAATGGCAAGCTGGGCACGTCTACAGTGCAGAATAGCACCCAGGGGCCAAACCCACCATCCCAACCAGAGTGCAACCTGTCCCCAAACTATGCCTTGGAGGCCATCCCGAGTGAAGGCAAAGGACAGACTGGGCGAGGGAGAGGCAGGAGAAAACGGGATAGCGGCCACGTCAGCCCGGGGAATTTTTTTGACAAATACTCGGCTGAAAATGTGAATCCTGGGGTCAGTCCAGGGCAGCAGGGTCAGTCTAGCCACGCTGGTGACCGAGGTGGGACGCCGCAGGATAAATCCCTCACCTCCCCATCCTGGGCAAAAGGGAACGACCTCCTGCTCCCTGACCAACCTGACCTCATGTCCTCCCTGGATAGTGGAATTCAAAGTGTGACAAAATCAGATGGCAGCTCGCCTCAGGTTGACTTCTCGGACGACGTCAGCAACAACTATGGCAATGAAGATGAGGTGTCCTCGAGCTCTGACAACAACATACCCAAGGCCACCCGGTTAGTGACCAGCTCCCCCAAGCTGCAGCGAGCTGACCACGGGCTGCTCAGTGGCCAGAAACCCATGGGCCATGGCATGCTCAATGCACACCCCAACAGCAACACTACCTCCAACACGGGGCCTGGCGCCGACAGCTTCGGGCTCGGCAGCACTGGCAGTGGGCACCCGGGTACACCGGGCATGGAGCAGGTTCGGACcccaaccagcacatcgacccaGGACGAGATTCACCCGCTGGAGATCCTGCAAGCACAGATTCAGCTGCAGCGGCAGCAGTTCAGCATATCTGAGGACCAGCCGCTCGCCATGAAGAACAAAAAGGCCGAGTGCCCCGGCCAGAATGGGGACACAGAACTGGCTGCTTGTAGCACGGACAATAGTAAGGCTGCCATCAGCACTATAGACATTGAATCATTGATGGCAGAGCATAACTCTACCTGGTACATGCCCAATGACAAGGCCATGATGGATCCACAGGATGAAGACAAGCAAATGGCACCGTGGGAAAAAGCCAAGTCTGCAAGTACCAACAAAGAAG
- the LOC140488175 gene encoding transcriptional activator MN1-like isoform X3 → MYSLDQFSRSGGGPGGERNFSQAAALAMSAHYKSPTFPGASGSAMDEQTLGPLEPPMLGLGMNPALGGEAYSFHPRGGHSELHQAPAAAAAAAAAAGSAAAPPPGGPQQPQAPPPPPPAAAAPPPQPQATHGYFPGGPHPHGHPHFSGSFCGTEPGHSCLHGGRLLGTAAAYSGNPLAGQPHAFGDTYDPLGENQAGGGAAAAAAGGGPGEGFAQQAPPVGRSGNLSDYHQHHTPSSNHTPCLPLDQSPNRAASFHGLPASSSSEAHGLEQRRLQSQPAVDSMEYNYQNEPSARPFDMPVFSPSESGAQLPHYGPGRHVPGGSFPANTTMPRTPGLVSLGKVHPQQQQQQHGVFYERFGNARKMPVGMESSVAARNPLMQQQAGLLARQNSCPPAIPRQQQAETGPPTSSLQDSGAMMPNQHAPFEYPIQRLENRNMHPYTDPMFNIQQQPNQRLQHFDAPYLNVAKRPRFDFPNNHNVDNCATWSSNSMHNASLENHLSPSAYPGLPNEFSPPGPEGFPPGPPLQHPGTDQQSLQQRQNMLMMFKQMVSRNQRHRMRQPELQHLSHHADVNQNSIVHSGQVANMSQPGFERESGGRMPSFDPQNPQMGQENAWFPGHHPSGEMLQRRMGGSAVPPEGSPHESVQMNLQQNGSGMLFRPGGNGLGMQEPMRMPGDGHVQGLHSPGMHSQFGNSMGNVAQMQSPSGGMGLPSTSTDRRAGPDFQGTPMGGQPGFPFGGPNRPSNPHNNPPGVPPSPGNYPPQSEYQANQRPSMSKIGSLSLGSFSKPGSKDNTIYGQSCLAALSTACQNMIASLGAPNLNVTFNKKNQNEGKRKLSQTEQDSVGPSSGSVGGPPTGSTGNGPEYFQGSAQQNSQMGVSGGGNGKLGTSTVQNSTQGPNPPSQPECNLSPNYALEAIPSEGKGQTGRGRGRRKRDSGHVSPGNFFDKYSAENVNPGVSPGQQGQSSHAGDRGGTPQDKSLTSPSWAKGNDLLLPDQPDLMSSLDSGIQSVTKSDGSSPQVDFSDDVSNNYGNEDEVSSSSDNNIPKATRLVTSSPKLQRADHGLLSGQKPMGHGMLNAHPNSNTTSNTGPGADSFGLGSTGSGHPGTPGMEQVRTPTSTSTQDEIHPLEILQAQIQLQRQQFSISEDQPLAMKNKKAECPGQNGDTELAACSTDNSKAAISTIDIESLMAEHNSTWYMPNDKAMMDPQDEDKQMAPWEKAKSASTNKEGHEELLQHLHPDRRLNSGTWRWLWWHHGHNFRGGDQDEGYSLTDFLRTENLKR, encoded by the coding sequence ATGTACAGCCTGGATCAGTTCAGCAGGAGCGGCGGTGGCCCGGGTGGGGAGAGAAACTTCAGCCAGGCAGCAGCCCTGGCTATGTCGGCTCACTACAAAAGCCCAACTTTCCCCGGGGCCAGTGGCAGCGCAATGGACGAGCAGACCCTGGGTCCCCTGGAGCCCCCCATGCTGGGCCTGGGGATGAACCCAGCCTTGGGCGGGGAAGCGTACTCCTTCCACCCCCGAGGGGGCCACTCGGAGCTGCACCAGGCTCCggcggcagcagcagcagcagcagcggcggcggGGAGCGCGGCGGCGCCTCCTCCTGGTGGCCCGCAGCAGCCGCAGGCTCCACCGCCGCCTCCTCCGGCAGCGGCAGCGCCCCCGCCCCAGCCCCAGGCCACTCACGGCTACTTCCCCGGCGGCCCCCACCCGCACGGGCACCCCCACTTCAGCGGCAGCTTCTGCGGCACCGAGCCCGGCCATTCGTGCCTGCACGGGGGGCGCCTGCTCGGCACCGCCGCCGCCTACAGCGGCAACCCCCTGGCCGGGCAGCCGCACGCCTTCGGGGACACCTATGACCCACTGGGGGAGAACCAGGCTGGAGGAGGGgcagctgctgctgctgcaggaGGGGGGCCAGGCGAAGGCTTTGCACAGCAGGCACCACCGGTGGGGAGGTCAGGTAACCTCTCAGACTACCACCAGCACCATACCCCGTCCTCCAACCACACGCCCTGCCTCCCCCTGGACCAGTCCCCCAACCGAGCCGCCTCCTTCCACGGCCTGCCAGCCTCTTCCTCCTCCGAGGCGCATGGACTGGAACAGAGGCGCCTGCAGAGCCAGCCAGCAGTGGACTCCATGGAGTACAACTACCAGAATGAGCCCTCCGCCAGGCCCTTCGACATGCCTGTGTTCTCACCCTCCGAGTCTGGTGCCCAGCTCCCTCACTACGGCCCGGGTAGGCACGTGCCCGGGGGCAGCTTTCCTGCCAACACTACCATGCCCAGGACCCCTGGCCTGGTGAGCTTGGGCAAGGTCCaccctcagcagcagcagcagcagcatgggGTGTTCTACGAAAGGTTTGGGAATGCTCGGAAAATGCCAGTAGGCATGGAGTCCAGTGTGGCTGCCAGGAATCCTCTCATGCAGCAGCAGGCAGGTTTGCTCGCGCGGCAGAACTCTTGTCCCCCAGCGATACCCCGGCAGCAGCAAGCAGAGACAGGGCCTCCGACCTCCAGTCTCCAGGACAGCGGGGCAATGATGCCGAATCAGCATGCTCCTTTTGAGTACCCCATTCAAAGATTAGAGAACAGGAATATGCACCCTTACACTGACCCTATGTTCAACATTCAGCAACAGCCCAATCAGAGACTACAACATTTTGATGCTCCGTATCTCAATGTGGCAAAGAGGCCaaggtttgactttccaaataacCACAACGTGGACAATTGTGCTACTTGGAGTAGCAACAGTATGCACAACGCAAGTTTGGAAAACCATTTATCACCCTCAGCGTACCCTGGGCTTCCCAATGAGTTTTCACCACCTGGTCCAGAGGGCTTCCCTCCAGGACCTCCTCTGCAGCATCCAGGGACTGATCAACAGTCCCTGCAGCAGCGGCAAAACATGCTGATGATGTTCAAGcagatggtatcaaggaaccaaCGGCACAGGATGAGGCAACCTGAACTTCAGCACCTCAGCCACCACGCTGACGTCAACCAAAACAGCATAGTGCACAGCGGGCAGGTGGCAAACATGTCGCAGCCTGGCTTTGAGAGGGAAAGTGGTGGGAGGATGCCCAGTTTCGATCCTCAGAATCCACAGATGGGCCAGGAAAACGCCTGGTTCCCTGGCCACCACCCATCGGGCGAAATGCTTCAGAGAAGGATGGGCGGATCGGCTGTGCCCCCTGAAGGCAGCCCCCATGAATCTGTCCAGATGAACTTACAGCAGAATGGTTCAGGCATGCTGTTCAGGCCGGGTGGGAATGGACTGGGGATGCAAGAGCCAATGAGAATGCCGGGTGACGGACATGTACAGGGTTTACACTCACCTGGGATGCATTCCCAGTTTGGCAACAGTATGGGCAATGTCGCGCAGATGCAGTCACCCAGCGGGGGCATGGGCCTCCCCAGCACGTCGACGGATCGAAGAGCCGGACCTGATTTCCAAGGTACCCCAATGGGCGGACAGCCAGGCTTTCCGTTTGGGGGGCCGAACCGACCCTCGAACCCACACAACAATCCCCCTGGAGTACCCCCATCGCCTGGTAACTACCCACCCCAATCTGAATACCAAGCCAACCAGCGGCCCTCCATGAGCAAGATAGGGTCCCTGTCACTGGGCTCCTTCAGCAAACCTGGTTCGAAGGATAACACCATTTATGGACAGAGTTGCTTGGCTGCCCTGTCCACGGCTTGCCAGAACATGATTGCCAGTTTAGGCGCTCCAAACCTCAACGTCACCTTTAACAAAAAGAACCAGAATGAAGGGAAACGGAAACTGAGTCAAACTGAGCAAGACAGCGTTGGGCCAAGCAGTGGGAGTGTTGGCGGGCCCCCGACTGGCAGCACGGGCAATGGGCCCGAATATTTCCAAGGCAGCGCTCAGCAGAATAGTCAGATGGGGGTCTCTGGTGGTGGGAATGGCAAGCTGGGCACGTCTACAGTGCAGAATAGCACCCAGGGGCCAAACCCACCATCCCAACCAGAGTGCAACCTGTCCCCAAACTATGCCTTGGAGGCCATCCCGAGTGAAGGCAAAGGACAGACTGGGCGAGGGAGAGGCAGGAGAAAACGGGATAGCGGCCACGTCAGCCCGGGGAATTTTTTTGACAAATACTCGGCTGAAAATGTGAATCCTGGGGTCAGTCCAGGGCAGCAGGGTCAGTCTAGCCACGCTGGTGACCGAGGTGGGACGCCGCAGGATAAATCCCTCACCTCCCCATCCTGGGCAAAAGGGAACGACCTCCTGCTCCCTGACCAACCTGACCTCATGTCCTCCCTGGATAGTGGAATTCAAAGTGTGACAAAATCAGATGGCAGCTCGCCTCAGGTTGACTTCTCGGACGACGTCAGCAACAACTATGGCAATGAAGATGAGGTGTCCTCGAGCTCTGACAACAACATACCCAAGGCCACCCGGTTAGTGACCAGCTCCCCCAAGCTGCAGCGAGCTGACCACGGGCTGCTCAGTGGCCAGAAACCCATGGGCCATGGCATGCTCAATGCACACCCCAACAGCAACACTACCTCCAACACGGGGCCTGGCGCCGACAGCTTCGGGCTCGGCAGCACTGGCAGTGGGCACCCGGGTACACCGGGCATGGAGCAGGTTCGGACcccaaccagcacatcgacccaGGACGAGATTCACCCGCTGGAGATCCTGCAAGCACAGATTCAGCTGCAGCGGCAGCAGTTCAGCATATCTGAGGACCAGCCGCTCGCCATGAAGAACAAAAAGGCCGAGTGCCCCGGCCAGAATGGGGACACAGAACTGGCTGCTTGTAGCACGGACAATAGTAAGGCTGCCATCAGCACTATAGACATTGAATCATTGATGGCAGAGCATAACTCTACCTGGTACATGCCCAATGACAAGGCCATGATGGATCCACAGGATGAAGACAAGCAAATGGCACCGTGGGAAAAAGCCAAGTCTGCAAGTACCAACAAAGAAG
- the LOC140488175 gene encoding transcriptional activator MN1-like isoform X1: MYSLDQFSRSGGGPGGERNFSQAAALAMSAHYKSPTFPGASGSAMDEQTLGPLEPPMLGLGMNPALGGEAYSFHPRGGHSELHQAPAAAAAAAAAAGSAAAPPPGGPQQPQAPPPPPPAAAAPPPQPQATHGYFPGGPHPHGHPHFSGSFCGTEPGHSCLHGGRLLGTAAAYSGNPLAGQPHAFGDTYDPLGENQAGGGAAAAAAGGGPGEGFAQQAPPVGRSGNLSDYHQHHTPSSNHTPCLPLDQSPNRAASFHGLPASSSSEAHGLEQRRLQSQPAVDSMEYNYQNEPSARPFDMPVFSPSESGAQLPHYGPGRHVPGGSFPANTTMPRTPGLVSLGKVHPQQQQQQHGVFYERFGNARKMPVGMESSVAARNPLMQQQAGLLARQNSCPPAIPRQQQAETGPPTSSLQDSGAMMPNQHAPFEYPIQRLENRNMHPYTDPMFNIQQQPNQRLQHFDAPYLNVAKRPRFDFPNNHNVDNCATWSSNSMHNASLENHLSPSAYPGLPNEFSPPGPEGFPPGPPLQHPGTDQQSLQQRQNMLMMFKQMVSRNQRHRMRQPELQHLSHHADVNQNSIVHSGQVANMSQPGFERESGGRMPSFDPQNPQMGQENAWFPGHHPSGEMLQRRMGGSAVPPEGSPHESVQMNLQQNGSGMLFRPGGNGLGMQEPMRMPGDGHVQGLHSPGMHSQFGNSMGNVAQMQSPSGGMGLPSTSTDRRAGPDFQGTPMGGQPGFPFGGPNRPSNPHNNPPGVPPSPGNYPPQSEYQANQRPSMSKIGSLSLGSFSKPGSKDNTIYGQSCLAALSTACQNMIASLGAPNLNVTFNKKNQNEGKRKLSQTEQDSVGPSSGSVGGPPTGSTGNGPEYFQGSAQQNSQMGVSGGGNGKLGTSTVQNSTQGPNPPSQPECNLSPNYALEAIPSEGKGQTGRGRGRRKRDSGHVSPGNFFDKYSAENVNPGVSPGQQGQSSHAGDRGGTPQDKSLTSPSWAKGNDLLLPDQPDLMSSLDSGIQSVTKSDGSSPQVDFSDDVSNNYGNEDEVSSSSDNNIPKATRLVTSSPKLQRADHGLLSGQKPMGHGMLNAHPNSNTTSNTGPGADSFGLGSTGSGHPGTPGMEQVRTPTSTSTQDEIHPLEILQAQIQLQRQQFSISEDQPLAMKNKKAECPGQNGDTELAACSTDNSKAAISTIDIESLMAEHNSTWYMPNDKAMMDPQDEDKQMAPWEKAKSASTNKEAQDNSQSKVSMGPAGSHSQHLSVHNTDLIDSKPQSPVQSWMASHSEITYRAGTFAAALTCI; encoded by the coding sequence ATGTACAGCCTGGATCAGTTCAGCAGGAGCGGCGGTGGCCCGGGTGGGGAGAGAAACTTCAGCCAGGCAGCAGCCCTGGCTATGTCGGCTCACTACAAAAGCCCAACTTTCCCCGGGGCCAGTGGCAGCGCAATGGACGAGCAGACCCTGGGTCCCCTGGAGCCCCCCATGCTGGGCCTGGGGATGAACCCAGCCTTGGGCGGGGAAGCGTACTCCTTCCACCCCCGAGGGGGCCACTCGGAGCTGCACCAGGCTCCggcggcagcagcagcagcagcagcggcggcggGGAGCGCGGCGGCGCCTCCTCCTGGTGGCCCGCAGCAGCCGCAGGCTCCACCGCCGCCTCCTCCGGCAGCGGCAGCGCCCCCGCCCCAGCCCCAGGCCACTCACGGCTACTTCCCCGGCGGCCCCCACCCGCACGGGCACCCCCACTTCAGCGGCAGCTTCTGCGGCACCGAGCCCGGCCATTCGTGCCTGCACGGGGGGCGCCTGCTCGGCACCGCCGCCGCCTACAGCGGCAACCCCCTGGCCGGGCAGCCGCACGCCTTCGGGGACACCTATGACCCACTGGGGGAGAACCAGGCTGGAGGAGGGgcagctgctgctgctgcaggaGGGGGGCCAGGCGAAGGCTTTGCACAGCAGGCACCACCGGTGGGGAGGTCAGGTAACCTCTCAGACTACCACCAGCACCATACCCCGTCCTCCAACCACACGCCCTGCCTCCCCCTGGACCAGTCCCCCAACCGAGCCGCCTCCTTCCACGGCCTGCCAGCCTCTTCCTCCTCCGAGGCGCATGGACTGGAACAGAGGCGCCTGCAGAGCCAGCCAGCAGTGGACTCCATGGAGTACAACTACCAGAATGAGCCCTCCGCCAGGCCCTTCGACATGCCTGTGTTCTCACCCTCCGAGTCTGGTGCCCAGCTCCCTCACTACGGCCCGGGTAGGCACGTGCCCGGGGGCAGCTTTCCTGCCAACACTACCATGCCCAGGACCCCTGGCCTGGTGAGCTTGGGCAAGGTCCaccctcagcagcagcagcagcagcatgggGTGTTCTACGAAAGGTTTGGGAATGCTCGGAAAATGCCAGTAGGCATGGAGTCCAGTGTGGCTGCCAGGAATCCTCTCATGCAGCAGCAGGCAGGTTTGCTCGCGCGGCAGAACTCTTGTCCCCCAGCGATACCCCGGCAGCAGCAAGCAGAGACAGGGCCTCCGACCTCCAGTCTCCAGGACAGCGGGGCAATGATGCCGAATCAGCATGCTCCTTTTGAGTACCCCATTCAAAGATTAGAGAACAGGAATATGCACCCTTACACTGACCCTATGTTCAACATTCAGCAACAGCCCAATCAGAGACTACAACATTTTGATGCTCCGTATCTCAATGTGGCAAAGAGGCCaaggtttgactttccaaataacCACAACGTGGACAATTGTGCTACTTGGAGTAGCAACAGTATGCACAACGCAAGTTTGGAAAACCATTTATCACCCTCAGCGTACCCTGGGCTTCCCAATGAGTTTTCACCACCTGGTCCAGAGGGCTTCCCTCCAGGACCTCCTCTGCAGCATCCAGGGACTGATCAACAGTCCCTGCAGCAGCGGCAAAACATGCTGATGATGTTCAAGcagatggtatcaaggaaccaaCGGCACAGGATGAGGCAACCTGAACTTCAGCACCTCAGCCACCACGCTGACGTCAACCAAAACAGCATAGTGCACAGCGGGCAGGTGGCAAACATGTCGCAGCCTGGCTTTGAGAGGGAAAGTGGTGGGAGGATGCCCAGTTTCGATCCTCAGAATCCACAGATGGGCCAGGAAAACGCCTGGTTCCCTGGCCACCACCCATCGGGCGAAATGCTTCAGAGAAGGATGGGCGGATCGGCTGTGCCCCCTGAAGGCAGCCCCCATGAATCTGTCCAGATGAACTTACAGCAGAATGGTTCAGGCATGCTGTTCAGGCCGGGTGGGAATGGACTGGGGATGCAAGAGCCAATGAGAATGCCGGGTGACGGACATGTACAGGGTTTACACTCACCTGGGATGCATTCCCAGTTTGGCAACAGTATGGGCAATGTCGCGCAGATGCAGTCACCCAGCGGGGGCATGGGCCTCCCCAGCACGTCGACGGATCGAAGAGCCGGACCTGATTTCCAAGGTACCCCAATGGGCGGACAGCCAGGCTTTCCGTTTGGGGGGCCGAACCGACCCTCGAACCCACACAACAATCCCCCTGGAGTACCCCCATCGCCTGGTAACTACCCACCCCAATCTGAATACCAAGCCAACCAGCGGCCCTCCATGAGCAAGATAGGGTCCCTGTCACTGGGCTCCTTCAGCAAACCTGGTTCGAAGGATAACACCATTTATGGACAGAGTTGCTTGGCTGCCCTGTCCACGGCTTGCCAGAACATGATTGCCAGTTTAGGCGCTCCAAACCTCAACGTCACCTTTAACAAAAAGAACCAGAATGAAGGGAAACGGAAACTGAGTCAAACTGAGCAAGACAGCGTTGGGCCAAGCAGTGGGAGTGTTGGCGGGCCCCCGACTGGCAGCACGGGCAATGGGCCCGAATATTTCCAAGGCAGCGCTCAGCAGAATAGTCAGATGGGGGTCTCTGGTGGTGGGAATGGCAAGCTGGGCACGTCTACAGTGCAGAATAGCACCCAGGGGCCAAACCCACCATCCCAACCAGAGTGCAACCTGTCCCCAAACTATGCCTTGGAGGCCATCCCGAGTGAAGGCAAAGGACAGACTGGGCGAGGGAGAGGCAGGAGAAAACGGGATAGCGGCCACGTCAGCCCGGGGAATTTTTTTGACAAATACTCGGCTGAAAATGTGAATCCTGGGGTCAGTCCAGGGCAGCAGGGTCAGTCTAGCCACGCTGGTGACCGAGGTGGGACGCCGCAGGATAAATCCCTCACCTCCCCATCCTGGGCAAAAGGGAACGACCTCCTGCTCCCTGACCAACCTGACCTCATGTCCTCCCTGGATAGTGGAATTCAAAGTGTGACAAAATCAGATGGCAGCTCGCCTCAGGTTGACTTCTCGGACGACGTCAGCAACAACTATGGCAATGAAGATGAGGTGTCCTCGAGCTCTGACAACAACATACCCAAGGCCACCCGGTTAGTGACCAGCTCCCCCAAGCTGCAGCGAGCTGACCACGGGCTGCTCAGTGGCCAGAAACCCATGGGCCATGGCATGCTCAATGCACACCCCAACAGCAACACTACCTCCAACACGGGGCCTGGCGCCGACAGCTTCGGGCTCGGCAGCACTGGCAGTGGGCACCCGGGTACACCGGGCATGGAGCAGGTTCGGACcccaaccagcacatcgacccaGGACGAGATTCACCCGCTGGAGATCCTGCAAGCACAGATTCAGCTGCAGCGGCAGCAGTTCAGCATATCTGAGGACCAGCCGCTCGCCATGAAGAACAAAAAGGCCGAGTGCCCCGGCCAGAATGGGGACACAGAACTGGCTGCTTGTAGCACGGACAATAGTAAGGCTGCCATCAGCACTATAGACATTGAATCATTGATGGCAGAGCATAACTCTACCTGGTACATGCCCAATGACAAGGCCATGATGGATCCACAGGATGAAGACAAGCAAATGGCACCGTGGGAAAAAGCCAAGTCTGCAAGTACCAACAAAGAAG